One genomic window of Salvia miltiorrhiza cultivar Shanhuang (shh) chromosome 4, IMPLAD_Smil_shh, whole genome shotgun sequence includes the following:
- the LOC131021385 gene encoding uncharacterized protein LOC131021385, producing MEKGETSGSNSSSDDVWAKLVPLNSSYPDIELRLNEETICSDIKTLPCEQQVWCQITREKDHTSALMKNKCCSSILVDGAVIREDDTATIRCGSEMILGPAADGFLKYVFKVMPAKEICKKQLKITLDPEHAKCPICLNVWHDVVTAAPCLHNFCNGCFSEWLKRCQERRSSVICPQCRAVVQFVGRNHFLHGIEEDILQSDSSLRRSDAELVLLDSCSLIKSPLVVSRGRNVSHKRSRAPPAEESGRDLSCPQCGTEYGGFRCNDRTVHLQCQTCSGMMPSRSNAPVPQHCLGCDRAFCGPYWHAMGVADSDVYSVCSHETLKPIAAHSLTRIPFLAHEKNRHEQDITEKCIRQMERPLQDVISEWIRKMSNREVDRTMLPLNHSEMITPQTYVCRDCYDKLVSFLLYWFRITLPKHCLPQEAQQREDCWYGYACRTQHHNEEHARKRNHVCRPTRGARTP from the exons atggaGAAAGGCGAAACCTCTGGCTCCAATTCTTCCAGTGATGATGTCTGGGCTAAACTAG TGCCACTGAACTCGAGCTATCCAGATATAGAATTGAGATTGAATGAGGAGACAATTTGCTCAGACATAAAAACCCTTCCATGTGAACAGCAAGTATGGTGCCAGATAACTAGGGAGAAGGATCATACCTCTGCCTTAATGAAGAATAAGTG TTGTAGTTCGATCCTTGTTGATGGTGCGGTCATAAGAGAAGATGATACGGCCACCATTAGATGTGGCAGCGAAATGATTCTGGGTCCCGCGGCTGATG GGTTCTTGAAGTATGTGTTCAAAGTAATGCCTGCAAAAGAAATTTGCAAGAAACAGCTGAAG ATAACTCTAGATCCTGAGCATGCCAAGTGCCCAATATGCTTAAATGTTTGGCATGACGTAGTAACTGCAGCACCATGTCTTCACAATTTCTG CAATGGATGCTTTTCAGAGTGGCTAAAAAGGTGTCAAGAAAGACGTTCTAGTGTTATATGTCCTCAGTGCAGAGCAGTTGTGCAATTTGTTGGAAGAAACCATTTTTTGCATGGTATAGAAGAG GATATATTGCAATCTGATTCTTCTCTGAGGCGTTCGGATGCAGAACTTGTACTACTGGATTCCTGTTCATTAATTAAGTCACCCCTC GTTGTTAGCCGTGGAAGAAATGTGAGTCACAAGCGGTCCCGTGCTCCACCTGCTGAGGAGAGTGGAAGGGATTTGTCATGTCCTCAGTGTG GTACTGAATATGGTGGTTTCCGGTGCAATGATAGAACAGTTCATCTTCAATGTCAAACATGTTCTGGCATGATGCCTTCTAGATCAAATGCTCCTGTGCCACAGCACT GTTTAGGATGTGACCGAGCATTTTGTGGTCCCTACTGGCATGCTATGGGGGTTGCTGATTCTGATGTCTATTCTGTATGCAGTCATGAAACTCTAAAGCCT ATTGCTGCCCATTCTCTCACTAGAATACCATTTTTGGCACATGAAAAGAATCGACACGAACAAGAT ATAACAGAGAAATGTATCAGGCAGATGGAAAGACCATTGCAGGATGTGATTTCAGAATGGATAAGAAAAATGAGTAACCGGGAAGTAG aTAGGACAATGCTTCCATTGAATCACTCGGAAATGATTACTCCCCAGACCTATGTTTGCCG CGATTGCTATGACAAATTGGTCTCATTCCTATTATACTGGTTCCGGATCACATTGCCAAAACAT TGTCTACCTCAAGAAGCACAGCAACGAGAAGACTGCTGGTATGGATATGCATGTAGGACACAGCACCACAACGAGGAGCATGCTCGTAAGAGGAACCACGTCTGTCGTCCGACTAGGGGTGCTCGTACGCCTTGA
- the LOC131021383 gene encoding auxin response factor 19-like produces MKAPNSGSGAPPSNVSAAEGEKKSINCELWQACAGPLANLPAAGTHVVYFPQGHSEQVAASMKKDANAQIPNYPNLPSKLICLLHSVTLHADPETDEVYAQMTLQPVPTFDQDSLLRSDLSMKVNKPQTEFFCKTLTASDTSTHGGFSVPRRAAEKIFPSLDFSMQPPAQEIVARDLHDTVWTFRHIFRGQPKRHLLTSGWSLFVSGKRLIAGDSVLFIRDEKQQLLLGIRRANRQPTNLSSSVLSSDSMHIGVLAAAAHAAANSSPFTVFYNPRSSPSEFVIPLAKYYKAACSNQISLGMRFRMMFETDESGTRRYMGTITGIGDLDPVRWKNSQWRNLQVGWDESTAGERRNRVSLWEIEPITAPFFICPTPPFLRPKRPRQPGMPDEDSSDFDSLFRRSMPWPGDEFGLKDSQALPGLSLVQWMNMQQNSSLANPMQSNYINHLPGSVLQNFAGSDISRQLGLPTTQVPHQHNLQYSAQRPTESVQQDQLKKLPSTSNNMSSTIQPQQQLTDITHPPRQSLGSQTFPASQVQSQNPIEAQNVLQHQQSLLNHQLQRNLPQNLPQQQQQQQQQQQQQQQQQILIHAQQQNPDHTSQQQHMSDNQVQLQLLQKLHQQQQSLLAQQSGLQHSSHLTQFQDQQKQLMETTPPNLSRSMTTNQMSDSSQATASGIHPQSHATTGQKMVSNTQFNLRCTQQPKLQQQQQQSGTLSDFPGQAGGTLKPTTNQLSARSNGLLTAAAGGFQAGVTDDVSSCSTSLSTNNCRTTVQSVINARNHHATTLGDEIAQSSASLLNPSGLEQMSSNSHIVKDLHQKSTVKPSLNVSKNQNHGFIASQTFNDAAGTQIDYLDSSSSVTSVFSQNEGQMPQSNSITFNSQSVFFRDASQDGEVLGDPRSNVPFGTHIDNDSQLDMPLMPHPLVTKDMVGSGRDFTNNLSSGGGVLSTYENPKDTQPELSSSMVSQSFGVPDVAFNSIDPTVNDGSFVNRGSWAAPQIPRMRTYTKVYKRGAVGRSIDISHYSGYDELKQDLARRFGIEGQLEDRQRIGWKLVYVDHENDVLLVGDDPWEEFVSCVRCIKILSPQEVQQMSLDGDFGDNVLPNQACSSSDNGVN; encoded by the exons ATGAAGGCACCAAACTCCGGCAGCGGAGCTCCGCCGTCGAACGTCTCCGCCGCTGAAG GTGAGAAGAAGAGTATAAATTGTGAGCTATGGCAAGCCTGCGCCGGACCACTAGCAAACCTGCCGGCGGCTGGGACCCACGTCGTCTACTTTCCTCAAGGCCACAGCGAACAG GTTGCTGCTTCCATGAAAAAGGATGCCAATGCACAAATCCCTAACTACCCAAATCTTCCCTCGAAACTAATATGCCTTCTTCACAGTGTCACATTGCAT GCTGATCCAGAAACAGATGAAGTATACGCGCAAATGACACTGCAGCCGGTGCCAACA TTTGATCAGGATTCTCTATTGAGATCAGATCTATCCATGAAAGTGAATAAGCCACAGACTGAATTCTTCTGTAAAACCTTGACAGCAAGTGATACTAGCACACATGGTGGTTTTTCTGTGCCTCGACGTGCTGCAGAAAAGATTTTCCCTTCTCTG GACTTTTCAATGCAACCACCTGCACAAGAGATTGTTGCCAGGGATCTTCATGATACTGTGTGGACATTTCGTCATATTTTCCGGG GACAACCAAAGCGTCACTTGCTTACGAGTGGATGGAGCCTTTTTGTTAGTGGAAAGAGGTTGATTGCAGGTGACTCGGTCTTGTTTATCAG GGATGAAAAGCAGCAGCTTCTCTTGGGAATAAGACGGGCTAACAGGCAACCGACTAACTTGTCCTCATCAGTGTTGTCGAGTGACAGCATGCACATCGGAGTTCTAGCTGCAGCCGCCCATGCTGCTGCAAACAGTAGCCCTTTCACTGTGTTCTACAATCCGAG GTCTAGTCCATCAGAGTTTGTCATCCCTCTAGCTAAGTACTACAAAGCTGCTTGCAGTAATCAGATATCCCTTGGCATGCGCTTCCGGATGATGTTTGAAACAGACGAATCAGGGACAAGAAG ATATATGGGTACAATAACAGGAATCGGTGACTTGGATCCTGTGAGATGGAAGAACTCACAGTGGCGCAACTTACAG GTTGGTTGGGACGAGTCCACTGCTGGTGAAAGACGTAATCGCGTCTCCTTATGGGAAATTGAACCTATTACAGCTCCATTTTTCATCTGTCCTACGCCTCCTTTCCTCCGCCCAAAGCGCCCTAGGCAGCCAGGAATGCCAG ATGAAGACTCGTCTGATTTCGACAGTCTATTTAGGAGGTCAATGCCATGGCCAGGTGATGAGTTTGGCTTAAAAGATTCCCAAGCTTTGCCTGGTTTGAGCTTAGTCCAGTGGATGAACATGCAGCAAAATTCCTCTCTGGCTAATCCAATGCAGTCGAACTACATTAATCATTTACCTGGTTCTGTTCTGCAAAATTTTGCTGGCTCAGATATTTCACGTCAACTAGGTCTGCCCACGACTCAGGTTCCCCATCAGCACAACCTGCAGTACAGTGCACAGAGGCCGACCGAGTCAGTCCAACAAGACCAGCTCAAAAAGCTTCCGTCCACTTCAAATAATATGAGCTCGACTATACAGCCACAACAGCAGCTGACTGACATTACTCATCCACCGAGACAAAGTTTGGGTAGTCAAACTTTCCCAGCAAGCCAAGTCCAGTCCCAGAATCCCATTGAAGCTCAGAATGTTCTGCAACATCAACAATCACTTCTCAATCATCAGCTTCAGAGAAATCTCCCTCAAAATCTACctcagcagcagcaacaacaacaacagcaacagCAACAGCAACAGCAACAGCAGATTCTGATTCATGCTCAACAGCAAAATCCTGATCATACAAGCCAGCAGCAGCACATGTCAGATAACCAAGTGCAGCTTCAACTTCTACAAAAGCTCCATCAGCAACAGCAATCGCTCTTAGCGCAACAGTCTGGATTGCAGCATTCTTCCCATTTGACACAATTCCAAGACCAGCAGAAGCAGCTTATGGAAACCACCCCACCCAACTTGTCGAGGTCTATGACAACAAACCAAATGTCGGATTCCTCTCAAGCAACAGCATCCGGTATACATCCTCAGTCCCATGCTACTACAGGTCAAAAGATGGTTAGTAATACCCAATTTAATCTACGCTGCACTCAGCAACCTAAACttcagcaacagcagcagcaatcTGGAACCCTATCAGATTTTCCTGGACAAGCCGGAGGTACCTTAAAACCAACAACCAATCAGCTTTCTGCTAGAAGCAATGGTTTATTGACTGCAGCAGCAGGTGGGTTCCAGGCTGGAGTTACTGATGATGTTTCATCTTGTTCAACTTCACTATCCACAAACAACTGTCGTACCACAGTTCAGTCTGTAATCAATGCCAGAAACCACCATGCCACAACATTAGGGGATGAAATTGCTCAATCTTCTGCCTCTCTTTTAAATCCAAGTGGTCTAGAGCAGATGTCTTCTAACAGTCACATAGTTAAAGATTTACATCAGAAGTCTACCGTTAAGCCCTCATTGAATGTGTCCAAAAATCAGAACCATGGATTTATTGCATCACAGACATTCAATGATGCTGCTGGAACTCAGATAGATTATTTGGATAGCTCTTCTTCAGTCACCTCAGTTTTTTCTCAGAATGAAGGTCAGATGCCCCAAAGCAACTCCATAACTTTCAATTCTCAGTCAGTGTTTTTTAGAGATGCTAGCCAAGATGGAGAAGTTCTCGGTGATCCAAGGAGCAATGTACCATTTGGGACTCATATTGACAATGACAGTCAGTTGGATATGCCCTTGATGCCTCATCCATTGGTTACAAAAGACATGGTAGGATCGGGTAGAGACTTTACAAATAATCTCTCTTCTGGAGGAGGCGTTCTTTCCACCTATGAGAACCCCAAAGATACTCAACCTGAACTCTCTTCATCAATGGTGTCTCAGTCATTTGGGGTGCCGGATGTGGCATTCAACTCCATTGATCCCACTGTAAATGATGGTAGCTTTGTGAATAGAGGCTCTTGGGCTGCACCACAGATTCCTAGAATGCGGACATATACAAAG GTATACAAGCGAGGAGCTGTCGGAAGGTCTATTGATATTTCACATTACTCAGGTTATGATGAGCTCAAGCAAGACCTAGCTCGTAGGTTTGGTATAGAGGGACAACTGGAAGACCGGCAGAGAATTGGATGGAAACTAGTCTATGTAGATCATGAGAATGATGTCTTGCTAGTTGGTGATGATCCTTGGGA GGAATTCGTGAGTTGTGTACGTTGCATCAAGATTCTTTCTCCTCAGGAGGTCCAACAAATGAGCTTGGATGGAGATTTTGGTGACAATGTTCTTCCAAATCAAGCTTGCAGCAGCTCCGACAATGGTGTGAACTAG